From a single Anabas testudineus chromosome 5, fAnaTes1.2, whole genome shotgun sequence genomic region:
- the tcta gene encoding T-cell leukemia translocation-altered gene protein homolog — protein MGEVWDFEFLSRIADSCLSFLSEFVDDWLANDMRVSIFKILLSWLIFSLIAIHFAWKVYGNTVNDMYYRQGAGQNGGTPDTAPHLSGWESKAGDTGKIHRE, from the exons ATGGGGGAAGTGTGGGACTTTGAGTTTTTGTCCCGCATCGCTGACAGCTGCTTGTCGTTTCTTTCTGAGTTTGTGGACGACTGGCTCGCCAACGACATGAGAGTCTCCATATTCAAGATTTTACTAAGTTGGCTCATTTTTAGTCTCATCGCCATTCACTTTGCATGGAAAGTCTACGGAAATACGGTGAACGATATGTATTATCGACAAG GGGCCGGACAGAACGGAGGTACACCGGACACAGCGCCTCACCTGAGTGGATG GGAAAGCAAAGCAGGAGATACAGGGAAGATTCATCGAGAATAA
- the mon1bb gene encoding vacuolar fusion protein MON1 homolog B — MERDNHQAGQAQGVSFCDPPSESNPPAETLATSLCLLGNHMFPDSVERKEEISTGADKEEPADLHQSDVKPNEQSVDAELLSNQVKKLETEEIETLEELINESTQPTDRDAEDVAMDNDQSDSGEFVVTMLAKAKLEEQGIGVKGRSSPLLEAGIQESPAFISHRDEDVTADSWRQHRKHVFVLSEAGKPIYSRYGSEEALSSTMGVMMALVSFVQSGDNIIRSVYSEEHTVVFLQKGPLVLVCVSSSRQSEDQLRGELLYVYYQIISMLTQASISRIFEHKKNYDLRRLLAGSEKILDGLLNLVDSDPSFLLAAVHCLPLASSLRDSLSQILQKAITPNLVFSILIAKNQLLTIVQEKTVIEDTRLEPADVHLLLNLIGASSAFQAGEIWTPICLPLFNPDCYFYAYISYLDPPECTVCLLLLSTDKEAFYAVAECKRKIEEAMVAQNSLSLIAKAQSYSVSQVGVSDLRHFMYKPFDVPDNYRQLTQFTSPEMEAPYSSDEEKMRLLDLYRYMHSRIHSTSRPLKLIYHVAERETLLAWVTSKFELYTCFSPLVTKACAITAITKLLRWIKKEEDRLFIRYPPKYSTTPNPSKSSRGGKSDQQDTTDNGFLSLL, encoded by the exons ATGGAGAGAGACAATCATCAAGCAGGACAAGCACAGGGAGTGAGTTTTTGTGATCCGCCTTCTGAGAGCAATCCACCTG CTGAAACCTTGGCgacctctctctgcctcttggGGAATCATATGTTTCCGGATTcggtggaaagaaaagaagaaataagtACCGGTGCTGACAAAGAAGAGCCTGCGGATTTGCACCAGTCAGATGTTAAACCAAATGAGCAAAGTGTGGATGCAGAACTCCTTTCTAACCAGGTAAAAAAGCTAGAGACTGAAGAGATAGAAACTTTAGAGGAACTGATCAATGAATCTACTCAGCCAACTGACAGAGATGCAGAGGATGTTGCTATGGACAATGACCAGAGTGACTCTGGTGAGTTTGTGGTTACAATGCTGGCGAAGGCCAAGCTGGAGGAGCAAGGTATAGGTGTGAAGGGAAGGTCATCTCCACTGTTGGAGGCAGGTATCCAGGAATCGCCTGCTTTTATATCTCATCGAGATGAGGATGTGACGGCCGACAGCTGGCGGCAGCACAggaagcatgtgtttgtgctaaGTGAAGCAGGCAAACCCATTTATTCCAGATATGGCAGTGAAGAGGCTCTTTCATCCACAATGGGAGTCATGATGGCGCTGGTGTCCTTTGTCCAAAGTGGAGATAATATCATCCGCTCAGTGTATTCAG AGGAACACACTGTGGTGTTCTTACAGAAAGGGCCTCTAGTGCTGGTGTGTGTCTCCAGCAGTCGCCAGTCCGAGGACCAGCTCCGTGGAGAGCTCTTGTACGTGTACTATCAGATCATCAGCATGCTCACCCAGGCCAGCATATCTCGCATTTTTGAACACAAGAAAAACTATGACCTGAGGAGGCTCCTGGCTGGCTCGGAGAAGATCCTAGATGGCCTTCTCAACCTGGTGGATTCTGATCCCAGCTTCCTACTTGCAGCGGTACACTGCTTACCTTTAGCATCTTCTCTCAGGGACTCTCTCAGTCAGATTCTGCAGAAAGCTATCACCCCCAATTTGGTTTTCTCCATTCTCATCGCCAAGAACCAGCTGCTCACCATAGTCCAAGAGAAGACCGTTATCGAGGACACCAGGCTGGAGCCTGCTGACGTCCACCTCCTGCTCAATCTAATTGGAGCCTCCTCTGCTTTTCAGGCTGGAGAGATCTGGACTCCtatctgtctccctctctttaatCCTGACTGTTATTTTTATGCATACATTTCCTACCTGGATCCCCCAGAAtgcactgtttgtttgctgctgctctcgACTGACAAGGAGGCTTTCTACGCCGTAGCTGAGTGCAAGAGGAAGATAGAGGAGGCTATGGTGGCTCAGAACTCCCTGAGTCTCATTGCCAAAGCACAGTCATACAGCGTGAGCCAGGTGGGCGTCTCAGACCTCAGACACTTCATGTACAAGCCCTTTGATGTGCCAGACAACTACCGCCAGCTCACTCAGTTCACcag CCCAGAGATGGAAGCACCGTACAGCAGTGATGAGGAGAAAATGAGACTGCTGGACCTTTATCGTTATATGCACAGCCGCATCCACAGCACCTCACGACCCCTAAAGCTCATTTACCATGTTGCTGAGAGGGAAACTCTACTAGCCTGG GTCACAAGTAAATTTGAACTGTATACCTGCTTCAGCCCTCTGGTGACAAAGGCCTGTGCTATTACTGCTATCACCAAGCTTCTGAGGTGGATTAAAAAGGAGGAGGACCGTCTCTTCATCAGATACCCTCCAAAATATTCAACCACCCCGAATCCCAGCAAGAGCTCTCGAGGTGGCAAATCTGACCAGCAAGACACCACAGATAACGGCTTCTTATCTCTTCTATAG